The Mercurialis annua linkage group LG2, ddMerAnnu1.2, whole genome shotgun sequence genome contains a region encoding:
- the LOC126666699 gene encoding leucine-rich repeat extensin-like protein 6, which produces MKMKNSYTSLSLRPILIAIILFLTEPSHQNIYPFPLLSIPNPRLMEAYIALQAWKLSFTSDPNQFTANWYGHNVCNYTGVYCAPALDDPLKLTVAGIDLNHANIAGFLPEELGLLKDLALFHLNSNRFFGTIPASFIKLRLLYELDLSNNKFSGSFPCVVFFLPSLKFLDIRFNEFTGDIPKQVFDLNLDALFLNDNKFVSALPENLGNSPVSVLVLANNKISGCIPPSIGRMAALEETILSNLGLKGCLVQEIGFLKELKVLDVSCNKLSGSLPESIGQLTNLEQLNVARNKFSGHIPESICSLPNLQNFTYSYNFFSSEPPLCLRLPAKDDRKNCIPDRPRQRSNEECRLFYSQPVINCAAGTCPAS; this is translated from the coding sequence ATGAAAATGAAGAACTCATATACCTCTCTATCTCTCCGGCCCATCCTCATCGCCATCATCCTCTTCCTTACAGAACCATCTCACCAAAATATTTATCCTTTTCCTCTCTTATCAATCCCAAACCCTAGACTTATGGAAGCTTACATAGCTCTCCAAGCTTGGAAACTATCATTCACTTCCGACCCTAATCAATTCACCGCCAATTGGTACGGCCATAATGTCTGCAACTACACCGGCGTTTATTGCGCACCTGCCCTCGACGACCCTCTCAAATTAACAGTCGCCGGAATCGACCTCAACCACGCCAACATTGCCGGGTTCTTGCCGGAAGAGCTAGGGCTTCTTAAAGACCTTGCTCTTTTTCACTTAAACTCTAACCGCTTTTTCGGAACTATTCCGGCGAGTTTTATCAAACTCCGTCTTCTTTATGAGCTTGATTTAAGTAACAACAAATTTAGCGGTTCGTTTCCGTGCgtagttttttttcttccttCACTCAAATTTCTTGATATTAGATTCAACGAGTTCACCGGAGATATTCCAAAACAAGTCTTTGATCTGAATCTTGATGCGCTTTTCCTCAACGATAATAAATTTGTGTCAGCATTGCCGGAAAATTTAGGTAACTCGCCGGTTTCAGTGTTGGTTCTGGCAAACAACAAGATTAGCGGTTGTATTCCGCCGAGTATAGGAAGAATGGCGGCGCTTGAAGAGACTATTCTTTCTAACTTGGGATTAAAAGGATGTCTAGTTCAAGAAATAGGGTTCTTAAAAGAGTTAAAAGTTCTTGACGTTAGCTGTAACAAGCTATCGGGATCTTTGCCGGAATCCATCGGACAACTCACGAATCTGGAGCAGCTAAACGTTGCACGTAATAAGTTTTCCGGTCATATTCCAGAGAGTATATGTTCCTTGCCGAACTTGCAAAATTTCACTTACTCCTATAACTTCTTCTCCAGTGAGCCACCTTTGTGCCTTAGGTTACCGGCGAAGGATGACCGGAAAAATTGTATTCCGGACAGGCCTAGGCAGAGATCAAATGAAGAATGCAGATTATTTTACTCGCAGCCGGTTATTAATTGTGCTGCCGGTACATGTCCAGCCAGCTAA